The nucleotide window CGGAATGCTTTAGGAAAATGCCATAAACGTAGCAATTAGGTTTTCAGTTGAAGGAGTAACACTATACACTTCAGCCTAAAATTGACTACCAGTAGACGTATTGGCGTAAATATATGGAAATAATCAGTTTGCATAGACCGAAATCGTTAGATTATATGGACTGGGTAGTGAGGAGTTAAAAAATGGCGAATATCACCGGAACAATTGGGAATGATTTTCTTCCTGGCACAGCAGAAGCAGATTCCATCCTCGGTTTCGCAGGCAATGACACCCTGCTGGGTCGAGGGGGAGAGGACACTATAAACGGCAACGAAGGCAACGATAGTCTTCAGGGCGACGAGCAAAATGACTACCTGCGGGGTGGCAAAGACAACGACTTTCTGTCCGGCAACGACGCCAACGATACCCTTTTTGGCGATCTCGGCAACGACACCCTGTTAGGCAACGACCGGAGAGACCTTCTGTTTGGCGGCGATGGTAATGACGTTCTCAACGGTAACGAGGGCAACGATACCCTTTTTGGCGAAGAAGGCCAGGACTACCTGCGGGGCGGCATGGAGAACGACCTGCTTTACGGCGACTTGGGCAACGACACTCTCTACGGTGACTTCGGCAACGACACCATTCTGGGCGACGAAAACGATGACGAAATTAATGGTAACGAAGGAGAGGACGTCCTCAACGGCAACGAGGGCAACGATACAGTCCGGGGCGGCATAGACAACGATACAGTCCGGGGCGGCATGGACAATGACGAATTGTATGGCGACCTGGGCAACGACACGGTTTTTGGCGACCAAGGTAACGATTCGGTGTTTGGCGGCGACGAGACAGACCTGTTGTTTGGCAACGAAGGTAATGATGCCCTCAACGGCAACATGGGCAATGATACGGCCTTTGGCGGACAAGGAAACGATACCATTCGCGGTGGAATGAATAATGACTCCCTGTTAGGCGATGAGGGCAATGACACCCTGTACGGCGACCTGGGGGACGACTCTCTCTTTGGGGGTTTAGATAACGATTTACTTTACGGCGACCAGGGTCAAGAATCTAATTTGGGCGCGAATGGTAACGACGTATTGCTGGGTAACCAAGGCAATGACAGCATTTTCGGCTCAAGTGGTAATGACCAGCTCTTCGGGAACGAAAACGACGACATTCTCAACGGCAACGATGGCCAGGATACAGTTTTCGGGGGGATGGGGGATGACTTGTTGCGGGGAGGCAAGGGAAATGACTCCCTGTTTGGCGATCGCGGACGCGATACAATATTCGGCGATATCGGTGCCGATACCCTCACCGGCGATAGCGGTGGCGAAATTAATACCGATGTCTTCGTTGTCGGTCGGGGAACGGGTGGCCCGGCCCGATCGGATGCCGACATTGTTACCGACTTTCAAGTTTGTATAGATTTAATTTCATTAACAGGTGGTGTTAGTTACGCCGATTTAAATATCGCACAAGGCACCGGGGCTGATGTTGCTAACACTATCATTACGGACAAGACGACAGGCGAGTTTTTGGCCGTCTTGCAGAATACTAACAGCGACTCAATAGACGGTGCCGCTTTCATCCCCAGGGGTCCAGAAAGAGTCAGTATCGCCGTCACAAACCCGACCACGATCGAGTCTACACCAGCCACAGCACCAGGTCTATTTACGGTTTCCGTACCGTGCGATGTCGATGAAGACCTCAAGGTAAACTACACCGTTTCCGGAATCGCTATTAACGGTACCGATTACCAAACTCTAAGCGGTAGCGTCACGATCGCAGCTGGTGCAAAAAGCGCCAATATTCCCGTCACAGCTATTGCGGATACACTCGTTGAACCTAATGAAACGGTAATAGCGACTCTGACTTCCGGTACAGGTTACGACATCGCTGCCGCCAAGAATACTGGCACCGTCACCATTTTAGATTCCACCACTGCCACCACAGTCAATCTTTTTGCTAGCGACCCTCTGGCATCAGAAGTCGGCCCAGATAACGGTCAATTTACGTTTTTTCGCACGGGAGATACTTCCCAGGCACTAACGGTTAATTACACCCTGTCGCCTCTGAGTACCGCCACTAACGTCACGGACTACACTGCTAATCCCGTCCTTACAACTAGCACCATTACTATTCCAGCCGGTTCGGCTACAGCTACCATCAACATTACTCCCAAGACCGACAGTGTAATTGAGGGCAATGAAACTATAGACCTGTTCTTGGGTAGCGGTACTGGATACACTACTGGCCCTGCTAACGCTGCTACGGTGATAATTCAAGATCCTCCCATAGTATCAAGACCAACTGTCGGTGTTACCGCGCCTGACTCGACCACTACGGAAGGTGGTAGTACTCCCGGTACATTTCAGTTCTCGCGTACTGGCGGCGATATTACCCAGCCAGTTACGATTACATACACTATCAGCGGTACGGCCACACCCAGCGGTACGGGCACTCCAAGCGTTGTTGACTACTCAGGATTGAGCGGTACTGTCGGTACTGTCACCATCCCCGCCGGTAGCAGCGTTTCTTCTTTGATTAACATCACTGCAACTGGTGACGGAACTAATGAACCGACTGAAACGGTGACCGTAACTATATCTAATAATTCTGCCTATTTTGTCGGTTCGCAGAGTTCAGCAACGCTGGGCATTCTAGACAACATAAATACTGCTTTGACTCCCATGCTTCCTGTTGGCGTTCAGGCAGTCCGGCGTTATAACTCCGGTGGAGCCTTCCAGAGCAGTCACGCCGATATCACCACTGCGGTGGCTGCCGCTACAGATAACGACATCATCGTTGCCACAGCTGGAAACTATACCGAATCCGTGACGATCAACAGACCGTTGACGATTCGCGGCCCAAATGCAGGTCTTAGCCCCTCTTCTGGTTCGGGAGTTACCCCAGCTATTGTCACAGGTACACCTACTGCCCCGGTTTTCACCATCAATTCTGGTCTCAGTGGCGTCACAATTGAAGGTTTAACGATTGAAGGCAAAGCCATCGCCCAAAATCTCATCCAATACACAAGCTCTACCGGCAATCCGAATATCGTCATTCGTCAAAATCAGTTTATTGGTACTGGCCCCAATGGCGGGGGAGTTATTCGCGTGGACTTCGAGGGTGCGGCAAGTTCATCGGCAACTATTACAGATAACTTAATCCGCGACATTGTAAGTGGCACTGTCACCAGCGCGATCCAGGCATTTCGGATTAATACAATTTCGATCGCAGATAACACGATCTCCAATCTAACTGGCCCCGGCATAGCTGCTGATTCAATTACCAATGCTAGTAGCGTTATCAATAACAACAGTGTCAGCAATGTACGACAGCAAGGGATTCAGCTAGCTGGTGGTAGCGCGACGATCGCTAACAACGATATCACTAACGTCAATTCAAATAACGGTCCAGACGACGGTGGTATCCGACTGCGGAATTCTGGTTTCGGTGGCAACCTGGTAAGTGCCAACGTCTTCGGTAATACGATCACCAACTCGTTCAACGGTGTCTCGATCCGTAACGGTGCAGCCATCACCGGCACAGTCACAATCAATAACAACAACCTGATCGGCAACTTAAATGCCGGTTTATACCACGGTGGGACTGGCGCAATTGATGCCAAAAATAACTGGTGGGACGATCCCACAGGGCCGAGCTATGGAACCATAGGCCGAAACGCTATTAATGGCACTGGTGGTACCATAGCCAACGTCACGGCCAACCCATTTGCTACCGAGCCCTTCTAACAACAAGACAAGCAGGATAAGATAAAAGAAAATAGCCCTATTCGATCTTGTCCTGCTCACAAGTTAAGCTTCCATGACATCTGAGGTTTTAGTCGAAAAGAAAAAGTTGGAAAAACCGCCCTTGGAGATTCATACCTTGGGCGATCGCGTTTTGCGCCAACCGGCAAAGCGGATCGCCAAGATAGACTCCGAAATCCGGGATCTCGTGCGGGAAATGCTGCAAACCATGTACAGCGCCGATGGGGTCGGTTTGGCTGCACCTCAGGTGGCTGTTCTAAAACAATTGATTGTGATAGACTGCGAACCAGATAACCCAGCTAATCCACCAGTGGTTTTAATTAACCCAACAATCAAGCGTTTCACCCGCGACTTGTGTGTAGTTCAAGAAGGTTGTCTGAGCATTCCCAAGGTTTACCTTGATGTCAAGCGACCAGAGGGTATTGAAGTAGCTTACAAAGACGAATACGGTCGCCCTCAAACCCTGATGGCTACTGGGTTGCTATCTCGCGCTATTCAGCACGAAATGGATCATCTCACTGGAGTGCTGTTCGTAGACCGCGTGGAAAACCGTTTAGCTCTAACACAAGAGCTAAATAAATACGGATTTTCTCCCCAGGCCGTCAAACCAGTCCCATAAATAGAAAAAGGCAGTGATTACAGTAACTCCAAAAAGCGCCCTTTTTTTGGGCGCTTCCTGTGTAGCAGCGATCGCAGCAGTTGGTTCAATTTTTGAGCTGTCTTCTGGAAAACCAGAACTTGGCAGCTTAATTACAGGTATCATTTTAGCGATCGCTCTGCCACTAGGTGCATTTTTCTTCTATGCAGCCGTTAAAGACGCTCAAGCGAATCAATAGCAATCAAATTTAGATTTCAGATTTAAAATGCCTTTTTAGCTTGTAGGGGCTTTCGCATTCGGGCAGAAAATATATCGCTCTCTCCCTAGATTTTCACTCCCGAATGCTTCGCCCCTACGATGACTGAATGGGTGTTCTAGTGCCCAAAATTCCCAATCCAAAATCCTTTCATCCAAAATCGAATGACTGGTGACCTTTCTGAGGGATTTCTCCGGCAGTTGCCAAGTATTGGTGCAGCTGGAGCAGAACGTCGCTACTCGCTTGACACTACTGACGAGATTGCGATCGGGCGAGATTTAAACTGTCAGGTTGTTCTCGACTCCAACCTATACGGAATGGTTTCCCGGCGTCATACAGTAATAAGTCATATAACCGAATTTGCAGGTGCCCCGCCCAGCTGGCTGGTTTGCGATTTGAACAGTGCTAATGGCACTTATGTCAATGGGCAAAAATTGGATGGAT belongs to Argonema galeatum A003/A1 and includes:
- a CDS encoding Calx-beta domain-containing protein — protein: MANITGTIGNDFLPGTAEADSILGFAGNDTLLGRGGEDTINGNEGNDSLQGDEQNDYLRGGKDNDFLSGNDANDTLFGDLGNDTLLGNDRRDLLFGGDGNDVLNGNEGNDTLFGEEGQDYLRGGMENDLLYGDLGNDTLYGDFGNDTILGDENDDEINGNEGEDVLNGNEGNDTVRGGIDNDTVRGGMDNDELYGDLGNDTVFGDQGNDSVFGGDETDLLFGNEGNDALNGNMGNDTAFGGQGNDTIRGGMNNDSLLGDEGNDTLYGDLGDDSLFGGLDNDLLYGDQGQESNLGANGNDVLLGNQGNDSIFGSSGNDQLFGNENDDILNGNDGQDTVFGGMGDDLLRGGKGNDSLFGDRGRDTIFGDIGADTLTGDSGGEINTDVFVVGRGTGGPARSDADIVTDFQVCIDLISLTGGVSYADLNIAQGTGADVANTIITDKTTGEFLAVLQNTNSDSIDGAAFIPRGPERVSIAVTNPTTIESTPATAPGLFTVSVPCDVDEDLKVNYTVSGIAINGTDYQTLSGSVTIAAGAKSANIPVTAIADTLVEPNETVIATLTSGTGYDIAAAKNTGTVTILDSTTATTVNLFASDPLASEVGPDNGQFTFFRTGDTSQALTVNYTLSPLSTATNVTDYTANPVLTTSTITIPAGSATATINITPKTDSVIEGNETIDLFLGSGTGYTTGPANAATVIIQDPPIVSRPTVGVTAPDSTTTEGGSTPGTFQFSRTGGDITQPVTITYTISGTATPSGTGTPSVVDYSGLSGTVGTVTIPAGSSVSSLINITATGDGTNEPTETVTVTISNNSAYFVGSQSSATLGILDNINTALTPMLPVGVQAVRRYNSGGAFQSSHADITTAVAAATDNDIIVATAGNYTESVTINRPLTIRGPNAGLSPSSGSGVTPAIVTGTPTAPVFTINSGLSGVTIEGLTIEGKAIAQNLIQYTSSTGNPNIVIRQNQFIGTGPNGGGVIRVDFEGAASSSATITDNLIRDIVSGTVTSAIQAFRINTISIADNTISNLTGPGIAADSITNASSVINNNSVSNVRQQGIQLAGGSATIANNDITNVNSNNGPDDGGIRLRNSGFGGNLVSANVFGNTITNSFNGVSIRNGAAITGTVTINNNNLIGNLNAGLYHGGTGAIDAKNNWWDDPTGPSYGTIGRNAINGTGGTIANVTANPFATEPF
- the def gene encoding peptide deformylase; the protein is MTSEVLVEKKKLEKPPLEIHTLGDRVLRQPAKRIAKIDSEIRDLVREMLQTMYSADGVGLAAPQVAVLKQLIVIDCEPDNPANPPVVLINPTIKRFTRDLCVVQEGCLSIPKVYLDVKRPEGIEVAYKDEYGRPQTLMATGLLSRAIQHEMDHLTGVLFVDRVENRLALTQELNKYGFSPQAVKPVP